A single region of the Pirellulales bacterium genome encodes:
- the tkt gene encoding transketolase, which translates to MATVTDTNVELLTINTIRTLSMDAVQKANSGHPGTPMALAPVAYTLWQHVLRYDPENPHWPNRDRFVLSCGHASMLLYSLLHLAGVQQMNEIDEPTGELAVTLDQIKQFRQFRSRTPGHPESVETTGVETTTGPLGQGCGNSVGMAIASRWLAAHFNRPGFELFNFNVFTLCSDGDFMEGVSNEAASLAGHLKLSNLCWIYDDNRITIEGETSLAYSDDVATRFKGLGWNILRCPDANDTEALLKAYKKFLRTKDKPTLIIVRSHIGYGSPHKQDTHKAHGEALGAEEIRLTKEVYGWPADEQFLVPEEAVQHFREGVGVRGQKLHKSWQAKFRKYSKEFPEFAEQWQRMDRRDLPEDWNADIPEFEPDAKGMATRVSGGKVLNAVAQRVPWLLGGAGDLAPSTMTLQTFDGSASFTSDGWHGRNFHFGIREHAMAAALNGMALSKLRPYGATFFTFFDYCKPAFRLSAIGHLPAIYIFTHDSIGVGEDGPTHQPIEHLAAIRAVPRSITIRPADANEAAEAWRTLMPIKDQPVALILTRQNLPTLDRTKYASASGLAQGAYTLIDPQDGKPQVILIGTGSEVHVCLVARELLTQQGVAARIVSMPSWELFEAQDEEYRQSVLPPSIKARVAVEAGVRQGWERYIGVQGRFVGMNSYGASAPAGALFKHFGFTPEHIAEEAKLAMASS; encoded by the coding sequence ATGGCCACTGTCACCGATACCAACGTCGAACTCTTGACGATTAATACCATTCGCACCTTGTCGATGGACGCCGTGCAGAAAGCCAACAGTGGCCATCCAGGCACGCCGATGGCGCTGGCCCCCGTGGCGTATACATTGTGGCAACACGTGTTGCGGTACGATCCCGAGAACCCGCACTGGCCGAACCGCGATCGTTTTGTGCTGTCCTGCGGCCATGCTTCGATGTTGCTCTATTCGCTGCTACATCTGGCTGGCGTTCAGCAGATGAATGAAATCGACGAGCCGACTGGCGAATTGGCCGTCACACTCGACCAAATCAAGCAGTTTCGGCAATTTCGCAGCCGCACGCCGGGGCATCCGGAATCGGTCGAGACCACCGGCGTCGAAACCACGACTGGCCCGCTTGGACAAGGCTGCGGCAACAGCGTTGGCATGGCGATCGCTTCGCGCTGGCTGGCGGCCCATTTCAATCGTCCGGGATTTGAACTCTTCAACTTCAATGTGTTTACGTTATGCAGCGACGGCGATTTCATGGAAGGGGTCTCCAATGAAGCCGCCTCGCTGGCTGGTCATTTGAAGCTCTCGAATCTTTGTTGGATCTACGACGATAATCGCATCACGATCGAAGGCGAAACGTCGCTGGCCTATAGCGACGACGTTGCGACGCGGTTCAAGGGGCTTGGCTGGAACATCCTTCGGTGCCCCGACGCCAACGACACGGAAGCGCTCTTGAAAGCCTATAAGAAATTTCTTCGCACCAAAGACAAGCCGACGTTGATCATCGTCCGCAGTCACATTGGATATGGATCGCCTCACAAGCAAGATACGCACAAAGCGCACGGCGAAGCACTGGGAGCCGAAGAAATTAGGCTAACGAAGGAAGTGTACGGATGGCCTGCCGACGAACAATTCCTGGTGCCGGAAGAGGCAGTCCAGCACTTCCGCGAAGGGGTTGGCGTACGCGGTCAAAAGTTGCACAAATCGTGGCAAGCAAAATTCCGCAAGTACTCGAAAGAATTCCCTGAATTCGCGGAACAATGGCAGCGGATGGATCGCCGCGATTTGCCTGAGGACTGGAATGCCGACATCCCAGAATTCGAACCGGATGCCAAAGGAATGGCCACTCGAGTCTCAGGTGGCAAAGTCCTCAACGCCGTCGCTCAGCGCGTCCCGTGGCTGCTCGGCGGCGCGGGCGATCTGGCCCCCTCGACCATGACGCTGCAAACGTTTGACGGCTCAGCGAGCTTTACCTCCGACGGCTGGCACGGCCGGAATTTTCATTTCGGCATTCGCGAGCACGCAATGGCGGCAGCCCTCAACGGCATGGCGCTCAGTAAGCTGCGACCTTACGGCGCTACATTTTTTACCTTCTTCGATTACTGTAAGCCCGCGTTCCGCTTGAGCGCGATCGGCCATTTGCCGGCGATTTACATTTTTACGCACGACTCGATCGGCGTGGGCGAAGACGGCCCCACGCATCAACCCATCGAACATCTGGCGGCAATCCGCGCCGTGCCACGATCGATCACCATCCGCCCAGCAGACGCCAATGAGGCCGCGGAGGCCTGGCGAACTTTGATGCCGATCAAAGACCAACCTGTGGCGTTGATTCTCACTCGCCAAAATTTGCCGACGCTCGATCGCACGAAGTACGCTTCGGCCAGCGGCCTCGCGCAAGGCGCCTATACGCTGATCGACCCGCAGGATGGAAAACCACAAGTCATCCTGATCGGAACGGGCAGCGAAGTACACGTCTGCCTGGTCGCTCGCGAACTGTTGACGCAGCAAGGGGTTGCGGCTCGCATCGTTAGCATGCCGTCTTGGGAGTTATTCGAAGCGCAAGACGAAGAATATCGCCAAAGCGTGTTGCCGCCGTCGATCAAAGCGCGAGTCGCGGTCGAAGCGGGCGTTCGCCAAGGTTGGGAGCGCTACATCGGCGTACAGGGCCGCTTTGTTGGCATGAATAGTTACGGCGCCAGCGCGCCGGCCGGCGCGCTCTTCAAGCACTTTGGCTTCACTCCGGAACACATCGCCGAAGAAGCGAAATTGGCGATGGCTTCATCGTAA
- a CDS encoding formyltetrahydrofolate deformylase yields MQVTITAVGPDHRGLADPIIHYVTGQGANIAEIQMYDHDEQGLFAMFCRIELSAEQWPALRPAMDEIGKQKELSIRVWSPDARKGKPRLAICTTFRQETPLALLRSIRDGRVPAEVVAMIGNRPTSRSLAEQFGVDWHNIGDEQGNPDDERMLAICDEYDVDYIILARYMRVLSPAACWKYAGGRIINLHHGLLPSFPGFRPYHEAYSFHMLTYGATCHFIVPELDAGNQIIYQSTFTVPPGMKLDDIIRRGQEDNEPHCLVEGVRRVVTREVRLHFHRVVARQ; encoded by the coding sequence ATGCAAGTCACGATTACTGCCGTCGGTCCCGATCATCGCGGCCTGGCCGATCCGATCATTCACTATGTGACTGGCCAAGGGGCGAATATCGCCGAGATCCAGATGTACGATCACGACGAGCAGGGCCTGTTTGCCATGTTCTGCCGGATTGAGCTTTCGGCCGAGCAGTGGCCTGCACTTCGGCCGGCGATGGATGAAATCGGCAAGCAAAAAGAGCTTTCAATTCGCGTCTGGTCCCCCGATGCCCGCAAAGGAAAGCCGCGCCTGGCGATTTGCACCACCTTTCGTCAGGAAACGCCGCTGGCGCTGCTACGCTCGATCCGCGACGGCCGCGTGCCGGCCGAAGTCGTGGCGATGATTGGTAACCGTCCGACGAGCCGCAGCTTGGCCGAGCAATTTGGAGTTGATTGGCACAACATTGGCGACGAGCAGGGCAATCCCGACGATGAGCGGATGTTGGCAATCTGCGACGAATACGACGTCGATTACATTATTCTGGCACGGTACATGCGAGTACTTTCGCCGGCGGCGTGTTGGAAATATGCCGGTGGACGCATCATCAATCTGCACCACGGATTGCTGCCCAGCTTCCCAGGCTTCCGGCCATATCACGAGGCGTACTCGTTTCACATGCTCACCTACGGGGCCACGTGCCATTTCATCGTGCCGGAGTTGGATGCCGGGAATCAGATCATCTATCAATCGACCTTCACCGTGCCACCGGGGATGAAGCTCGACGACATCATTCGGCGCGGTCAGGAAGACAATGAGCCGCATTGTTTGGTCGAAGGCGTGCGCCGCGTCGTCACGCGCGAGGTGCGGCTGCATTTTCACCGAGTCGTGGCGCGGCAGTAG
- a CDS encoding ThuA domain-containing protein — MIRQVLRFSVFCAAAGSLVCAISSAVAADTTSKASAAAKKKVLFIAGKPSHGYGEHEHHAGCQLLAAALNESGLPIEVVVHQNGWPNDPRIFDGVAAVVMYCDGGTGHMVMDHLSQLDELANKGVGIGAIHYAVEVPTGRSGSYFLDWMGGYFEADWSVNPHWTAKFQALPKHPVTRGVKPFTINDEWYFHMRFRENMDRVTPILTAIPPASTMARGDGPHEGNPTVRQEVAAGVPQHMMWVVERPDGGRGFGCTGAHYHWNWGNDRFRMLMLNAICWIAKVDVPASGVASKSLTVDDLLENLDDKPPGNFSREKIEAMLKDWQP; from the coding sequence GTGATTCGACAAGTTCTTCGATTTTCAGTTTTCTGCGCCGCGGCAGGGTCGCTCGTTTGTGCCATTTCGAGTGCCGTCGCCGCCGATACAACATCGAAGGCCAGCGCTGCCGCCAAAAAAAAGGTTCTCTTCATCGCCGGCAAGCCTAGCCACGGCTATGGCGAGCACGAACATCACGCAGGCTGCCAATTGCTTGCCGCGGCGCTGAACGAGAGCGGCTTGCCGATCGAGGTAGTCGTCCACCAAAACGGCTGGCCGAACGATCCCAGGATTTTTGACGGCGTTGCGGCCGTGGTGATGTATTGCGATGGCGGCACGGGGCACATGGTGATGGATCATCTCAGCCAGCTCGATGAATTGGCTAACAAGGGCGTTGGCATCGGAGCGATTCACTATGCCGTCGAAGTGCCAACAGGGCGTTCCGGCAGCTATTTCCTCGATTGGATGGGAGGGTATTTTGAAGCCGATTGGTCGGTCAATCCACATTGGACGGCCAAATTCCAGGCGCTGCCAAAACACCCCGTCACGCGCGGCGTGAAACCGTTTACGATCAACGACGAATGGTATTTTCACATGCGGTTCCGCGAGAACATGGACCGCGTGACTCCGATTCTCACGGCGATCCCGCCCGCCAGCACGATGGCTCGCGGCGATGGCCCGCATGAAGGCAATCCGACGGTGCGCCAAGAAGTCGCCGCAGGCGTTCCGCAACACATGATGTGGGTTGTCGAGCGTCCCGATGGCGGGCGAGGTTTCGGCTGCACCGGCGCTCACTATCATTGGAACTGGGGGAACGACCGGTTTCGCATGCTGATGCTCAATGCGATCTGCTGGATTGCGAAGGTCGACGTGCCCGCCAGCGGCGTGGCAAGTAAATCGCTCACGGTTGACGATCTGCTCGAGAATCTAGACGATAAGCCGCCGGGAAATTTCAGCCGCGAGAAGATTGAGGCGATGCTTAAGGACTGGCAACCATAG